From one Enterobacter kobei genomic stretch:
- the proQ gene encoding RNA chaperone ProQ translates to MENQPKLNSSKEVIAFLAERFPLCFSAEGEARPLKIGIFQDLVERVDGEMNLSKTQLRSALRLYTSSWRYLYGIKAGAARVDLDGNPCGVLDEQHVEHARKQLEEAKARVQAQRAEQQAKKREAAAASGNPEENAPRRERKPRPATPRRTEGGERKPRADKPAAKPQRAPREEPQHTPVSDITALSVGQNLKVKAGNNAMDATVTEITKDGVRVQLTSGMSMIVRAEHLLF, encoded by the coding sequence TTCAGTGCAGAAGGCGAAGCGCGCCCCCTGAAAATTGGTATTTTTCAGGATTTAGTCGAGCGTGTTGATGGTGAGATGAACCTCAGCAAAACTCAGCTTCGCTCAGCACTGCGTCTTTACACCTCCAGCTGGCGCTACCTGTACGGTATCAAAGCGGGTGCAGCGCGTGTCGATCTCGACGGCAACCCTTGCGGTGTGCTTGACGAGCAGCACGTAGAGCACGCCCGTAAGCAGCTGGAAGAAGCCAAAGCCCGTGTGCAGGCACAACGTGCCGAGCAGCAGGCGAAAAAACGCGAGGCTGCTGCCGCTTCCGGTAATCCGGAAGAAAACGCACCGCGTCGTGAACGTAAACCGCGCCCGGCGACGCCACGTCGCACTGAAGGCGGTGAGCGTAAACCGCGTGCCGATAAGCCAGCAGCTAAGCCACAACGCGCACCGCGTGAAGAGCCACAGCATACGCCAGTATCAGATATCACTGCGCTGAGTGTGGGTCAGAACCTCAAGGTGAAAGCGGGCAACAATGCCATGGACGCCACCGTAACGGAAATCACCAAAGATGGCGTTCGTGTGCAGCTGACTTCTGGTATGTCAATGATTGTACGCGCAGAACACTTGTTGTTCTGA